A part of Streptococcus porcinus genomic DNA contains:
- the efp gene encoding elongation factor P — protein MIEASKLRAGMTFESEGKLIRVLEASHHKPGKGNTIMRMKLRDVRTGSTFDTTYRPDEKFEQAIIETVPAQYLYKMDDTAYFMNTETYDQYEIPVANVEQELLYILENSDVKIQFYGSEVIGVTVPTTVELTVTETQPSIKGATVTGSGKPATLETGLVVNVPDFIEVGQKLIINTAEGTYVSRA, from the coding sequence ATGATTGAAGCAAGTAAGCTTAGAGCAGGTATGACTTTTGAGTCAGAAGGCAAATTAATTCGCGTTCTTGAAGCAAGTCACCACAAACCAGGTAAAGGGAATACCATCATGCGTATGAAATTGCGTGATGTTCGTACAGGTTCTACTTTTGATACGACTTATCGTCCAGACGAGAAGTTTGAACAAGCCATTATTGAAACTGTTCCAGCTCAATACTTGTACAAAATGGACGACACAGCTTACTTTATGAATACTGAAACCTATGATCAATATGAAATTCCAGTTGCGAACGTTGAGCAAGAATTGCTTTATATTCTTGAAAATTCTGATGTTAAGATTCAATTTTACGGCAGTGAGGTTATCGGTGTTACGGTACCTACAACTGTTGAGTTAACTGTTACAGAAACACAACCTTCTATAAAAGGAGCTACTGTAACAGGTTCTGGTAAACCAGCTACTCTTGAAACAGGGTTAGTTGTCAATGTTCCAGACTTTATCGAAGTTGGACAAAAATTGATTATTAACACAGCCGAAGGTACCTACGTTTCTCGTGCTTAA
- a CDS encoding sucrose-6-phosphate hydrolase, with amino-acid sequence MDLPKEIRYRPYHEWSEQEFQIIKANISNSPWHVHYHIEPRTGLLNDPNGFSYFNGQYHLFYQNWPYGPAHGLKQWVHLISDDLVHFEETGIKLLPDHTNDKEGAYSGSAYPVGDQLFLFYTGNVRDANWLRDPRQIGAYLSTDGQLKKCSQVLIPQPIDVTEHFRDPQIFEYQDQLYAIIGAQSHEKRGFIKLYKAVNNDVENWEFVSNLDIGRQASEYMIECPNLVFIDQTPVLIYCPQGLSKKELAYANIYPNTYQIFEAFDPANGCLIGQAPLRNLDFGFDIYATQAFNSPDGRTLAISWIGLPDIDYPTDRYDYQGALSLVKELTIQDGILYQKPVQALSDLKTKPQLLDETEHTSNCYLLEITVSKREQKSLILFADAKGQGLAITVDTQEGWMSLDRSQSSNRFAENFGTKRSCQIPKEDVTLNIYVDQSIVEIFINDGQFVLTSRYFPEEKASAILMPDGKVTGLYYEMRY; translated from the coding sequence ATGGATTTACCAAAGGAGATTCGTTACCGGCCTTATCATGAGTGGTCAGAACAAGAATTTCAGATAATAAAAGCTAATATTTCTAACTCTCCCTGGCATGTTCATTACCATATAGAACCTAGAACTGGCTTATTAAATGATCCAAATGGTTTTTCTTATTTTAATGGTCAATATCATCTTTTTTATCAAAATTGGCCTTACGGTCCAGCTCACGGCTTAAAGCAATGGGTTCATCTTATCTCCGACGATTTAGTCCATTTTGAAGAAACAGGAATAAAATTACTTCCTGATCACACTAATGACAAAGAGGGTGCCTATTCTGGCTCAGCCTACCCTGTTGGTGATCAATTGTTTCTATTCTATACCGGTAACGTACGCGATGCTAATTGGCTACGCGATCCAAGACAAATTGGTGCCTATCTCTCGACTGATGGCCAGCTCAAAAAATGCTCTCAAGTCCTTATTCCCCAACCCATAGATGTAACAGAACATTTTCGAGATCCACAAATTTTTGAATACCAAGACCAGCTATATGCTATTATTGGCGCTCAAAGTCATGAAAAGAGAGGTTTTATCAAGCTCTACAAAGCTGTCAATAATGATGTGGAAAATTGGGAATTTGTGTCAAATCTAGATATTGGTCGCCAAGCAAGTGAATATATGATTGAGTGTCCCAATTTAGTCTTTATCGATCAAACACCGGTTCTTATCTACTGTCCTCAGGGTCTTTCTAAAAAGGAGTTAGCCTATGCCAACATCTATCCTAACACCTACCAGATCTTTGAAGCCTTCGACCCTGCTAATGGATGCTTGATTGGTCAAGCCCCTTTACGGAATCTAGATTTTGGGTTTGATATCTATGCAACCCAGGCTTTCAATAGTCCTGATGGCCGCACCCTCGCTATCTCTTGGATTGGCCTTCCCGACATCGATTATCCAACAGATCGTTATGACTATCAAGGAGCACTCAGTCTTGTCAAAGAGCTAACTATCCAAGATGGTATCCTATATCAAAAGCCCGTTCAGGCTCTTTCAGACTTGAAAACAAAACCTCAACTTCTAGATGAAACAGAACACACCTCAAATTGCTACTTGTTAGAAATAACAGTTTCTAAGCGCGAGCAAAAAAGTCTGATTCTTTTTGCTGATGCAAAAGGTCAAGGCTTAGCCATCACTGTTGATACCCAAGAAGGCTGGATGAGTCTTGACCGAAGCCAATCTAGTAATCGCTTCGCTGAAAATTTTGGAACTAAACGCTCTTGCCAAATTCCAAAAGAAGATGTTACACTTAATATCTACGTAGACCAGTCTATAGTTGAAATTTTTATCAATGATGGTCAATTTGTCCTAACAAGCCGCTATTTCCCAGAAGAGAAGGCTTCAGCTATTCTGATGCCAGATGGCAAGGTTACGGGACTTTACTATGAAATGAGGTATTAG
- a CDS encoding LacI family DNA-binding transcriptional regulator — translation MVAKLTDVAELAGVSPTTVSRVINQKGYLSQKTIDKVKAAMRELGYQPNNFARSLQGKSARLVGLIFPNISNIFYSELIEYLEIELFKAGYKTIICNSQHDPLKEREYLEMLAANQVDGIISSSHNLGIEDYERVEAPIVAFDRNLAPNVPIISSDNFQGGQLAAQTLQSYHCQTIIMITGNDNSDSPTGLRQLGFSYQLKKSADIIKLPNHLSPIRREMEIKSILATRKPDGIFASDDLTAILIMKVAKQLGLTIPKDLKLIGYDGTAFVENYFPQLTTIKQPIPEIAQLTVEILLKRIAKEKIAKDYILPISLLPGKSI, via the coding sequence GTGGTAGCAAAATTAACCGATGTTGCTGAACTAGCTGGAGTTAGCCCAACAACTGTTTCACGTGTTATTAATCAAAAGGGATACTTGTCCCAAAAAACAATAGATAAGGTTAAAGCTGCTATGCGTGAATTAGGTTATCAACCTAACAATTTTGCTCGTAGTCTACAAGGTAAATCAGCCCGACTAGTTGGTTTGATTTTTCCTAATATTAGCAATATTTTTTATTCTGAACTAATTGAATACTTAGAAATCGAACTTTTCAAGGCTGGTTATAAAACAATTATTTGTAACAGCCAACATGATCCTCTTAAAGAACGAGAATATCTAGAAATGTTGGCTGCAAATCAAGTCGATGGTATTATTTCATCTAGTCATAACTTAGGTATCGAAGATTATGAACGTGTGGAAGCACCAATTGTGGCTTTCGATCGTAATTTGGCCCCAAATGTTCCCATTATTTCCTCTGACAACTTCCAAGGTGGCCAATTGGCTGCACAAACGTTACAAAGTTATCATTGTCAGACCATCATCATGATAACTGGTAACGATAACTCCGATTCACCGACAGGTTTACGTCAACTTGGTTTTTCTTACCAATTAAAAAAAAGTGCTGACATTATTAAATTACCGAATCATCTATCGCCTATACGTCGCGAAATGGAAATTAAATCTATTCTAGCTACTCGTAAACCCGATGGTATTTTTGCATCAGATGATTTAACAGCAATCTTAATCATGAAAGTAGCCAAGCAACTAGGCTTGACGATTCCAAAAGACTTAAAGCTTATTGGCTATGACGGGACAGCATTTGTTGAAAATTATTTCCCCCAACTCACAACCATTAAACAACCTATTCCAGAAATTGCTCAATTAACTGTAGAAATCCTTTTAAAGCGGATTGCCAAAGAAAAAATTGCCAAAGATTATATCTTACCCATAAGCCTTCTACCTGGGAAAAGCATTTAA
- the nusB gene encoding transcription antitermination factor NusB, protein MTSSFENSRRDLRERAFQALFNMEHGGDFLESSQFAYDYDKVSDQDHPLDIPAFLLTLVNGVNNHKDELDAIIKENLKKGWSIERLTLSDRTMLRLGLYEIKYFDETPDRVALNEIIEIAKKYSDETSAKFINGLLSQFVKDN, encoded by the coding sequence ATGACTAGTAGTTTTGAAAATTCAAGAAGAGACCTTCGAGAGCGTGCTTTTCAAGCACTCTTTAATATGGAACATGGAGGTGACTTTTTAGAGTCGTCTCAATTTGCCTATGATTATGATAAGGTGTCGGATCAAGATCATCCTTTGGATATACCAGCCTTTCTATTGACCTTAGTTAATGGGGTTAACAATCATAAGGATGAACTGGACGCCATCATTAAAGAAAATCTAAAAAAAGGTTGGTCAATTGAACGATTGACCTTGTCAGATAGAACGATGCTTCGTTTAGGTCTTTACGAAATCAAGTATTTTGACGAAACTCCAGACCGCGTGGCGTTAAATGAAATCATTGAAATTGCTAAAAAATATTCTGATGAAACCTCGGCCAAGTTCATTAATGGTTTATTAAGCCAATTTGTAAAAGATAATTAA
- a CDS encoding PTS beta-glucoside transporter subunit IIBCA has translation MDNREIAKQVIEALGGRENIKSVAHCATRLRVMVIDESKIDKGRAENIEKVKGAFFNSGQYQMIFGTGTVNKIYDQVVALGLPTSTKSEMKSEAAKQGNWFQQAIRTFGDVFVPIIPAIVATGLFMGLRGLLGALGITLPEDLNTYSQILTDTAFIALPALVVWSTFRVFGGSPVIGIVLGFMLISGSLPNAWAVASAGDVKPAIFFGIIPVVGLQGSVLPAFIIGIIGAKFEKLVRRYVPEVLDLLVTPFVTLLVMSILGLFVIGPVFHVVENYILLVTDTILALPFGLPGLLIGGIHQVIVVSGVHHIFNLLESQLIAHNGANPFNAIITAAMTAQGAATVAVGMKTKDPKLRALAFPAALSAFLGITEPAIFGVNLRYRKPFFLSLIAGAIGGATASLLGLAGTGFGITIIPGTLLYLNGQLLPYLLMVAVSFIAGFTLTYLFGFEDENGEVITSKIETNELSVNAKQEEIVFSPLDGQLLSLDKVSDPVFASGVMGKGVAIKPSGNHLYAPLNGRVEVVFETGHAFAIKSTMGAEVLIHVGIDTVSMAGLGFEPLVSVGQNVKKGDLLARFDSAKIKAAGLDDVTMVVLTNTSDYKEVTIVEATDLSHGQELFVAQ, from the coding sequence ATGGACAATAGAGAAATTGCAAAGCAAGTCATCGAAGCTTTAGGTGGTCGTGAAAACATTAAAAGTGTTGCGCATTGTGCTACACGGTTAAGAGTTATGGTTATTGATGAATCAAAGATTGATAAAGGAAGAGCTGAAAACATTGAGAAAGTGAAAGGTGCTTTCTTTAATTCAGGACAGTACCAAATGATTTTTGGTACTGGTACTGTTAATAAGATTTATGATCAGGTGGTGGCTTTAGGCCTACCTACTTCCACTAAATCTGAAATGAAAAGCGAAGCAGCAAAACAAGGGAACTGGTTTCAACAAGCAATTCGTACTTTTGGGGATGTTTTTGTACCTATCATTCCAGCTATTGTAGCGACTGGTCTTTTCATGGGGCTCCGAGGCTTACTTGGCGCACTTGGAATTACTCTTCCAGAAGATTTGAATACCTATTCCCAAATTTTAACTGATACCGCCTTTATTGCGCTTCCGGCGTTGGTTGTTTGGTCAACCTTTCGAGTGTTTGGAGGAAGTCCGGTTATTGGTATCGTCCTTGGTTTCATGTTGATTTCAGGGTCTCTTCCCAATGCGTGGGCAGTTGCTTCAGCTGGGGATGTTAAACCAGCTATTTTCTTTGGTATTATTCCAGTTGTAGGCTTACAAGGTTCTGTTTTACCAGCGTTTATCATTGGTATAATCGGTGCGAAATTTGAAAAGTTAGTCCGTCGCTATGTTCCAGAAGTACTTGATCTTCTAGTAACGCCATTTGTAACTTTGCTGGTGATGTCAATTCTTGGCTTATTTGTTATTGGTCCAGTATTCCATGTTGTTGAAAACTACATCTTATTAGTTACAGATACTATTCTCGCTTTACCATTTGGATTACCTGGCTTACTTATCGGTGGTATTCATCAAGTCATTGTAGTTTCAGGTGTTCACCACATCTTTAATTTATTGGAATCACAATTGATTGCCCACAATGGGGCAAATCCTTTTAACGCTATTATCACAGCTGCCATGACTGCACAAGGAGCAGCAACAGTTGCTGTAGGCATGAAAACAAAAGATCCAAAACTAAGAGCCCTTGCTTTTCCAGCAGCTTTATCAGCTTTTCTAGGTATTACTGAGCCAGCTATTTTTGGGGTAAATTTACGTTACCGTAAGCCTTTCTTTCTTTCCTTGATTGCGGGGGCCATTGGTGGAGCAACAGCATCATTGCTTGGTTTGGCAGGAACTGGCTTTGGGATTACGATTATCCCTGGAACCCTGCTATACCTAAATGGCCAACTCTTGCCATATCTTTTAATGGTTGCCGTATCCTTTATTGCCGGTTTCACTTTAACTTATCTTTTTGGATTTGAGGATGAAAACGGTGAAGTAATCACTAGTAAGATTGAAACAAACGAACTTAGTGTTAATGCTAAACAAGAAGAAATTGTTTTTTCACCACTTGATGGTCAACTTTTATCACTTGATAAAGTTAGTGACCCTGTCTTTGCTTCAGGTGTTATGGGTAAAGGCGTAGCCATCAAACCAAGTGGGAATCATTTATATGCACCGCTTAATGGGCGAGTGGAGGTCGTTTTTGAAACTGGTCATGCTTTCGCTATCAAATCAACTATGGGAGCTGAAGTATTGATTCATGTTGGAATTGATACTGTTTCAATGGCGGGCCTTGGTTTTGAACCATTAGTGTCAGTTGGCCAAAATGTAAAAAAAGGGGACTTATTGGCTCGTTTTGATTCTGCTAAAATTAAAGCAGCTGGTTTGGATGATGTGACCATGGTTGTTCTGACAAACACTTCTGATTATAAAGAAGTTACTATTGTCGAAGCTACTGACCTTTCTCATGGTCAAGAACTTTTCGTTGCTCAGTAA
- a CDS encoding Asp23/Gls24 family envelope stress response protein, translated as MLSENIGEIVISPRVLEVITGIAATQVDGVYSLHNKKMSDSFNKASLGKGVYLRTEDDGSVTADIYVYLQYGVKVPTVSVAIQKAVKAAVYDMAEVTIAAVNIHVEGIVPEKTPKPDLKSLFEEDFLDD; from the coding sequence ATGTTGAGCGAAAATATTGGTGAAATCGTTATCTCACCACGTGTTCTTGAAGTTATTACAGGCATTGCTGCAACACAAGTTGACGGCGTCTATTCACTTCATAACAAAAAAATGTCAGACAGTTTTAATAAAGCTAGTCTAGGTAAAGGAGTGTACTTACGTACAGAGGATGATGGCTCTGTCACTGCCGATATCTATGTTTATCTTCAGTATGGTGTCAAAGTACCAACTGTTTCAGTGGCTATTCAAAAGGCTGTAAAAGCAGCTGTCTATGATATGGCAGAGGTTACTATCGCTGCAGTTAATATCCACGTGGAAGGTATTGTACCAGAGAAAACGCCGAAACCTGATTTGAAATCACTGTTTGAAGAGGATTTCTTGGATGACTAG